From the genome of Prochlorococcus marinus XMU1419, one region includes:
- a CDS encoding RNA ligase family protein produces the protein MFKEEIIHQLELHPSRLDKEKIILKAMEEGLDDFFEGIRMALNPLVTFGVKIVPEKETEKSQKFLWEDFRKLANKLIQRELTGHAARDAILTAMESAKKEEWNGFYRRVLIKDLRCGVSEKTINKIAKKFPKYAIPIFSCPLAHDSANHEKKMIGKKQIEIKLDGVRVLTIIRQNKVEMFSRNGKQFHNFGHIISEIENVLKEDPAPYDLVLDGEVMSANFQDLMKQVHRKDGKQTKDAVLHLFDLCPLENFQKGRWNTSQTKRSLLVKEWVAKHSMLLKHIQTLEWENVDLDTIEGQKRFVELNKSAVEGGYEGVMIKDPDAIYECKRTHSWLKAKPFIEVTLKVVSVEEGTGRNKGRLGAIFVEGEDDGYEYSLSCGSGFSDIQREEYWSKRNHLVGQLVEIRADAKTKSKDAVAFSLRFPRFKCFRGFKSGEKI, from the coding sequence TTGTTTAAAGAAGAAATAATACATCAATTAGAATTACATCCAAGTAGGTTAGATAAAGAAAAAATCATCTTAAAAGCAATGGAAGAAGGTCTAGATGATTTTTTTGAAGGAATCCGAATGGCACTTAATCCATTGGTGACTTTTGGTGTGAAAATTGTTCCTGAAAAAGAGACTGAAAAAAGTCAAAAATTTTTATGGGAAGATTTTAGAAAATTAGCCAATAAGCTTATTCAAAGAGAACTTACTGGTCACGCTGCTCGCGATGCAATTCTTACCGCTATGGAATCTGCAAAAAAAGAAGAATGGAATGGATTTTATAGACGAGTTTTAATTAAAGATCTTAGATGTGGTGTATCTGAAAAAACAATCAACAAGATAGCAAAGAAATTTCCAAAATATGCTATTCCTATTTTTTCTTGTCCTCTAGCTCATGACAGTGCAAATCATGAAAAAAAAATGATAGGAAAAAAGCAAATTGAAATTAAATTAGATGGTGTACGCGTCTTAACTATTATTAGACAAAATAAAGTAGAAATGTTTTCTCGTAATGGGAAACAGTTCCATAATTTTGGTCATATTATCTCAGAAATAGAAAACGTCTTAAAAGAAGACCCAGCACCTTATGACTTAGTACTCGATGGTGAAGTAATGAGCGCTAACTTTCAAGATTTAATGAAACAGGTACATAGAAAAGATGGCAAACAAACCAAAGACGCAGTGCTCCACCTATTTGACTTGTGTCCCCTTGAAAACTTTCAAAAAGGGAGATGGAACACTAGTCAAACAAAAAGAAGTTTATTAGTAAAAGAATGGGTAGCAAAACATTCTATGCTTCTAAAACATATACAAACACTTGAATGGGAAAATGTTGATCTCGATACTATTGAGGGACAGAAAAGATTTGTTGAGCTTAATAAATCTGCCGTGGAGGGTGGATATGAAGGAGTAATGATTAAAGACCCAGATGCAATTTATGAATGTAAAAGAACACACAGTTGGTTAAAAGCAAAACCTTTCATTGAAGTCACTTTGAAAGTTGTATCGGTTGAAGAAGGTACAGGTCGCAATAAAGGTAGGCTGGGAGCAATCTTTGTAGAGGGAGAAGATGATGGGTATGAATACAGTCTGAGTTGCGGAAGCGGATTTAGTGATATCCAACGTGAAGAATATTGGTCAAAACGTAATCATCTCGTTGGTCAACTTGTAGAAATCAGAGCTGATGCTAAAACTAAATCAAAGGATGCAGTGGCTTTTAGTCTTAGATTTCCTAGATTCAAATGCTTTAGAGGATTTAAATCTGGAGAAAAAATTTAA
- a CDS encoding SprT family zinc-dependent metalloprotease — MSVIPLLPLFHRFNSQYFENSLAVNNQPLVKVRWSDNRLKTTAGFYKRKRINGLMDSEIILSKPILSKLSTSEINSTLCHEMIHAWVDRILKKNEIHGPNFLAKMNEINEKEKNFQISVRHSFPIERRELKYIGTCQNCGEKFFYRKRIKNIACKKCCVNFFNGSWNKKCLILFD; from the coding sequence ATGTCTGTAATTCCTCTTCTACCTTTATTTCATAGATTTAATAGCCAATATTTTGAAAATTCCTTAGCCGTTAATAATCAACCTTTAGTAAAAGTTAGATGGAGTGACAATAGATTAAAAACTACTGCTGGTTTTTATAAAAGAAAACGAATTAATGGCCTTATGGATTCTGAAATTATCTTATCGAAACCTATTTTGAGTAAATTATCTACTAGTGAAATAAACAGTACTTTATGTCATGAGATGATTCATGCATGGGTAGATAGGATATTAAAAAAAAATGAGATACATGGCCCAAATTTCTTAGCAAAAATGAATGAAATTAATGAGAAAGAGAAGAATTTTCAAATTTCTGTAAGGCACTCATTTCCTATTGAGAGGAGAGAATTAAAATACATAGGAACTTGTCAAAATTGTGGTGAAAAATTTTTCTATAGGAAAAGAATAAAGAATATTGCATGTAAAAAATGTTGTGTAAATTTCTTTAATGGATCATGGAACAAAAAATGTTTAATTTTGTTTGATTAA